A window of the Campylobacter massiliensis genome harbors these coding sequences:
- the pgp6 gene encoding peptidoglycan metallopeptidase Pgp6 has translation MRRRGNPNLIFFGVIILLLVAAIAFLFTSKTFEREAPSIAISDQIYWNLTSPLPIKITDEGGVKSVKISLVDEKGSVNLLTQKFEAPSEIVDLNLTFPKTGFGAQKDIYNIVIEATDTSKWGFFLGNTQKKEVKITVDNKKPDVNILNHSYAITKGGSATVVFKATDEMLKEVYIETNYGKKFIPSKFVKDGYYASLVAWPAQQGSFSADVVALDAAGNITKSKIRFFYQDKKYRISKIKLDGQSRFLNEKIPELAQQYAKNYDAMSNLEKMKFVNENLREANEKIISQIAAKVEIDAAENFSVNKFYPLKNGKAVASFGDHRYYTFEDKDVSESWHMGIDLASTQRADIVANNDGTVEFAAENGIYGRNVLINHGFGLFSLYGHCSSLNVKAGDSVKAGDVIANTGVTGLAMGDHLHFGMLVQGIEVRPEEWMDNGWMKDNVTGVLNAAKKMVE, from the coding sequence ATGAGAAGACGCGGCAATCCGAATTTAATATTTTTCGGCGTTATTATTTTACTTTTAGTTGCGGCGATAGCTTTTTTATTTACTTCAAAAACATTTGAGCGAGAAGCGCCTAGCATAGCCATCTCAGATCAAATTTACTGGAATCTAACCTCGCCCCTGCCGATCAAAATAACCGACGAAGGCGGCGTGAAATCGGTTAAAATCTCGCTCGTAGACGAAAAAGGCAGCGTAAATTTATTGACTCAAAAATTTGAAGCGCCGTCTGAGATCGTCGATTTAAATTTGACCTTTCCGAAAACGGGATTCGGAGCGCAAAAAGATATCTACAACATCGTGATCGAGGCCACGGATACTAGCAAATGGGGATTTTTCCTCGGCAACACGCAAAAAAAAGAGGTCAAAATCACCGTCGATAACAAAAAACCCGACGTAAACATCCTAAACCACTCGTACGCCATCACAAAAGGCGGTAGCGCGACGGTCGTATTTAAGGCAACTGACGAGATGCTAAAAGAGGTCTATATAGAGACGAATTACGGTAAAAAATTTATCCCGAGCAAATTCGTAAAAGACGGCTACTACGCCTCGCTAGTAGCTTGGCCGGCGCAGCAAGGCTCCTTTAGCGCCGACGTCGTAGCGCTTGACGCGGCGGGGAATATAACAAAAAGCAAGATAAGATTTTTCTACCAAGACAAAAAATACCGCATCTCAAAGATAAAACTGGACGGTCAAAGTAGATTTCTAAACGAAAAAATCCCCGAGCTCGCGCAGCAATACGCCAAAAATTACGACGCGATGAGCAATCTGGAAAAAATGAAATTCGTAAATGAAAATCTACGCGAGGCAAATGAGAAAATAATCTCGCAAATCGCCGCAAAAGTCGAGATAGACGCTGCGGAAAATTTTAGCGTAAATAAATTTTATCCGCTAAAAAACGGCAAAGCGGTAGCGAGCTTCGGTGACCATAGATACTATACCTTTGAAGATAAAGACGTGAGCGAAAGCTGGCACATGGGTATCGACCTAGCCTCGACGCAAAGAGCCGACATCGTCGCTAACAACGACGGCACGGTCGAATTTGCCGCAGAAAACGGCATCTACGGGCGCAACGTCCTGATAAATCACGGATTCGGACTATTTTCGCTCTACGGGCACTGCAGCTCGCTAAACGTCAAAGCCGGCGACTCCGTCAAGGCCGGCGACGTCATAGCAAACACCGGTGTTACGGGCCTAGCGATGGGCGATCACCTGCACTTTGGCATGCTGGTGCAAGGCATAGAGGTGCGCCCGGAAGAGTGGATGGATAACGGCTGGATGAAGGATAACGTAACCGGCGTTTTGAACGCGGCTAAAAAAATGGTCGAATAA
- the bamA gene encoding outer membrane protein assembly factor BamA: protein MKKSVFLLLLGAVLANAQQITSINFKGLIHLSPETAKEIMGLKVGDELNGDSTDRAIAKLFRQGYFDDIYIENEGGDVTVTVKEKPSIARIDIKGVVTNDKTAIDGLINIKQGNMYDELAIERAKERIRQYYESKGYFDTIVDVTKEPVAGNESSLFVTMNINRGENIIIENVNLVGAKLFDYGDVEPVVANKEREFMGWMWGRNDGKVKLFELPNDPARIQDKYYQKGYLDATVSNPYLNAYMDNYTADLTYYVTEGEQYRVSSVDIEAPEFLELDKEKILKDFRLESGDVMNSARLRQDMKKLDDIVADKGYAFVRINPKTEKNVEDKTVSIVYEVVPDEKVYIRNVQISGNDRTVDRVVRRELYLTEGNLYSRTDLQDSKDALKRTSYFDDVEIEEQRVGANQVDLLVKVKEASTGSISGGIGYGSSDGLLLNASVSDTNVFGSGMKGVISVDRSDNELSGQIGLTNPRLFDSEYSLGGTLYANDYDWNNYDEKSYGLNLVLGRKLTRNLSASLGYVIEQSRISGLSDVLKTVGYKDGKSLKSSLIPSITYNSTDDYYLPRTGIIASTSLEFAGVGGDEKFLKSRTNFNWYQGIREWVDYDLIFRFKSSFGKIWDRGYIPINEKLYLGGIRNLRGFESRTVSPKVKALNGQWYETGGTISFNSSAELSFPIIERVKMRGVMFVDYGVIEGKHVQRRAGYEYIDGRISRYSAGVGIEWVTPMGPLQLIFAKPLNKQDSDDTSTFEFTIGQRF, encoded by the coding sequence ATGAAAAAAAGCGTTTTTCTACTACTTTTGGGCGCTGTTTTGGCGAATGCCCAGCAGATAACTTCCATAAATTTTAAAGGTCTCATTCATCTATCCCCCGAAACCGCAAAGGAGATAATGGGGCTAAAAGTCGGCGACGAGTTAAACGGCGATAGCACGGATAGGGCGATCGCGAAGCTGTTTAGGCAGGGCTACTTCGACGATATCTATATCGAAAACGAGGGCGGCGACGTGACCGTAACGGTAAAAGAAAAGCCTAGCATCGCTCGTATCGACATCAAGGGCGTAGTGACCAACGATAAAACCGCTATCGACGGGCTAATCAATATCAAACAAGGCAATATGTACGATGAGCTAGCCATAGAGCGCGCAAAAGAGCGTATCAGGCAGTATTATGAGTCAAAAGGATACTTTGACACTATCGTAGACGTAACCAAAGAGCCGGTAGCGGGTAATGAAAGCAGCCTTTTTGTCACCATGAACATAAACCGCGGCGAAAATATCATAATAGAAAACGTAAATTTAGTCGGCGCAAAGCTTTTTGATTATGGCGACGTGGAGCCTGTGGTAGCGAATAAAGAGCGCGAATTTATGGGCTGGATGTGGGGTAGAAACGACGGTAAGGTTAAGCTTTTTGAGCTACCGAATGATCCTGCGAGAATCCAAGACAAATACTATCAAAAAGGCTACCTAGACGCCACTGTCTCAAACCCGTATCTAAACGCCTACATGGATAACTACACCGCAGATCTCACCTACTACGTGACCGAGGGCGAGCAGTATAGGGTATCTAGCGTAGATATCGAAGCTCCAGAGTTTTTAGAGCTTGATAAAGAGAAAATTTTAAAAGACTTTAGGCTAGAGAGCGGCGACGTGATGAACTCCGCCCGCCTAAGACAAGATATGAAAAAGCTCGACGATATCGTAGCGGACAAGGGTTATGCATTTGTAAGGATAAATCCAAAAACCGAGAAAAACGTCGAGGATAAGACCGTAAGTATCGTCTACGAGGTCGTGCCGGACGAAAAAGTATATATAAGAAACGTACAAATTTCAGGTAACGATAGAACCGTAGATAGAGTAGTTAGACGAGAGCTATACCTCACGGAGGGAAATTTATATAGCAGAACCGACTTGCAAGATAGTAAGGACGCGTTAAAGCGAACTAGCTATTTTGACGATGTCGAGATCGAGGAGCAGCGTGTCGGAGCAAATCAAGTCGATCTACTCGTAAAAGTAAAAGAGGCCTCCACCGGCTCTATTAGCGGCGGTATCGGCTACGGCAGCTCGGACGGCTTGTTACTTAACGCTAGCGTGTCCGATACGAACGTGTTTGGTAGCGGTATGAAAGGCGTCATAAGCGTCGATAGAAGCGACAACGAGCTCTCCGGTCAGATAGGCCTAACTAACCCGCGCCTTTTTGACTCCGAGTACAGCCTGGGCGGCACGCTTTACGCTAACGACTACGACTGGAACAACTACGACGAGAAATCATACGGTCTAAATTTAGTACTAGGCAGAAAGCTAACTAGAAATTTAAGCGCGTCTTTGGGCTACGTCATCGAGCAAAGCCGTATCAGCGGGCTTAGCGACGTGCTAAAAACCGTCGGATACAAAGACGGCAAGAGCTTAAAAAGCTCGCTTATCCCGTCTATCACGTATAACAGCACGGATGATTATTATCTGCCTCGTACCGGTATCATCGCAAGTACTAGCCTAGAGTTTGCAGGCGTGGGCGGCGACGAGAAATTTTTAAAGAGCAGAACGAATTTTAACTGGTATCAAGGCATCAGAGAGTGGGTGGACTACGACCTTATTTTCAGATTTAAATCAAGCTTCGGTAAAATTTGGGACCGCGGATACATACCGATCAACGAGAAGCTATATCTAGGCGGTATCAGAAATCTACGTGGCTTTGAGAGTAGGACGGTTTCGCCGAAGGTAAAAGCCCTAAATGGTCAATGGTACGAAACCGGCGGCACTATCTCGTTTAACAGCTCGGCCGAGCTTAGCTTCCCGATCATAGAGCGCGTAAAAATGCGGGGCGTGATGTTTGTTGACTATGGCGTCATAGAAGGCAAGCATGTACAAAGAAGGGCCGGATACGAGTATATCGACGGACGTATCAGCAGATATAGCGCCGGCGTGGGTATCGAGTGGGTGACGCCGATGGGGCCGCTTCAGCTCATCTTTGCTAAACCGCTTAACAAGCAGGACAGCGACGACACTAGCACATTTGAGTTTACTATCGGACAACGCTTCTAA
- a CDS encoding DUF488 domain-containing protein gives MFKAFRIYDFIKDNESSDFYRVFVDRLYPRGIKKEIFSSFLWLKSVAPSNELRAWFHEDKERRFSEFRLKFKSELANEEAATGLKKLKSLEKIHGKIALLTATKDINLSHVTVILEALKERD, from the coding sequence ATGTTTAAGGCTTTTAGAATTTACGATTTTATCAAAGATAACGAAAGCAGCGATTTTTACCGCGTATTCGTCGATAGGCTATATCCTCGCGGCATAAAAAAGGAGATATTTAGCTCATTTTTGTGGTTAAAATCGGTCGCGCCTTCAAACGAGCTTAGAGCGTGGTTTCACGAAGACAAAGAGAGGAGATTTAGCGAATTTAGGCTCAAATTTAAAAGCGAGCTTGCAAACGAGGAAGCGGCGACGGGACTAAAAAAGCTAAAATCGCTAGAAAAAATCCACGGCAAAATCGCACTACTAACGGCGACGAAGGATATAAATTTAAGTCACGTTACGGTGATTTTGGAAGCGCTTAAAGAGAGGGATTAA
- a CDS encoding glycoprotease gives MIGIYDENGELIEQISSEEKSDVSLVKIMDEILNGGKFNLQKIIYANGPGSFMGVKVAYVVLKTISIVKECEFYAVSGFELNSGAPIRANKNLSFVDTPNGIKLQKAQAGEFGLPQNLAVLNLNLDTLPNYVIQAV, from the coding sequence ATCATCGGCATTTATGACGAAAATGGCGAGCTTATAGAGCAAATTTCTAGCGAAGAAAAATCTGACGTCTCTCTCGTAAAAATAATGGACGAGATTTTAAACGGCGGCAAATTTAATCTGCAAAAAATTATCTACGCAAACGGCCCGGGAAGCTTTATGGGCGTGAAAGTCGCCTACGTCGTTTTAAAGACGATTAGCATCGTAAAAGAGTGCGAATTTTACGCGGTTAGCGGCTTTGAGCTAAACAGCGGCGCGCCGATACGGGCGAATAAAAACTTAAGCTTTGTAGATACGCCCAATGGCATAAAACTACAAAAAGCGCAAGCGGGCGAATTTGGCTTACCGCAAAATTTAGCCGTTTTAAATCTAAATTTAGATACTCTACCAAATTACGTTATACAAGCCGTTTAG
- the lpxC gene encoding UDP-3-O-acyl-N-acetylglucosamine deacetylase, translating into MKQTTIKSTVEGVGIGLHKGEPIKITLEPLGANSGIIFYRKDLGVSFKAEPKNVINTQMATVIGGKEGYVSTIEHLLSAINGYGIDNVRIVLDANEVPVMDGSAISYCMMLDEAGTAELDADKKVIVIKRPVEVNKNGKFARVTPSNNPKFDFTIKFAHPIIGEQNYVFEFSKQAYIEEIARARTFGFLKDVQMLRAQNLALGGSLDNAVVIDDNKILNPEGLRFENEFVRHKILDAIGDLSLMGAPLMADYTSFAGSHELNHELTLAILSDDKNYEIVTLKGDFAREYQKVFA; encoded by the coding sequence TTGAAACAAACAACCATAAAATCAACCGTAGAAGGCGTAGGCATCGGGCTTCACAAAGGTGAGCCGATAAAAATCACGCTTGAACCGCTTGGGGCAAATTCGGGAATAATATTTTACAGAAAAGACCTCGGTGTGAGCTTTAAGGCAGAGCCGAAAAACGTGATAAACACCCAAATGGCTACCGTAATCGGCGGCAAAGAGGGCTACGTCTCGACGATCGAGCACCTCCTTAGCGCGATAAACGGCTACGGCATCGACAACGTCCGTATCGTCCTAGACGCCAACGAAGTTCCCGTTATGGACGGCTCGGCGATAAGCTACTGTATGATGCTGGATGAAGCCGGCACGGCGGAGCTTGACGCGGACAAAAAAGTAATCGTAATCAAACGCCCGGTAGAAGTAAACAAAAACGGAAAATTCGCCAGAGTAACGCCGTCAAATAACCCGAAATTTGACTTTACGATTAAATTTGCCCACCCGATAATAGGCGAGCAAAATTACGTGTTTGAGTTTAGCAAACAAGCCTACATCGAGGAGATTGCGCGCGCTAGGACGTTTGGATTTTTAAAAGACGTGCAGATGCTAAGGGCGCAAAATTTAGCCCTCGGCGGCAGCCTAGACAACGCCGTAGTCATCGACGATAATAAAATTTTAAATCCTGAAGGCCTGCGCTTTGAAAATGAATTCGTTCGTCATAAAATTTTAGATGCGATCGGCGATCTGAGTCTGATGGGCGCGCCTTTGATGGCTGATTATACTAGCTTTGCGGGTAGCCACGAGCTAAACCACGAGCTAACGCTAGCCATCCTAAGCGACGATAAAAACTACGAAATCGTCACGCTAAAAGGCGATTTCGCGCGCGAGTACCAAAAGGTATTTGCATAA
- a CDS encoding prephenate dehydrogenase: MKIGIVGLGLIGGSLGLSLKNEKLISCVSGMDLNKEHEKQAIELGLVHEILTLEQMKQKCDMIFLAIPVEGIIKIVKEFEGIGENTTIVDLGSTKQKIIEAVPESIRQNFIPAHPMAGTEYSGPTAAFSGLFKDAVVAICDFKESGEMHVKRSVELFSHLGMKIIFMSAAEHDHHASVISHLPHAISFSLASSVLKKENKKNIIALSGTGFNGMIRIAKSSPVMWTDIFKQNKQNLINSIDLFKKELDECENLIKNEKWDELREWMGEARKIREIL, encoded by the coding sequence ATGAAAATCGGTATCGTAGGCCTAGGACTCATCGGCGGCTCGCTAGGTCTTAGCCTAAAAAACGAAAAACTAATCAGCTGCGTTAGCGGCATGGATCTAAACAAAGAGCACGAAAAACAGGCGATTGAGCTCGGCCTCGTGCATGAAATTTTAACTCTTGAGCAGATGAAGCAAAAATGCGACATGATATTTCTAGCCATCCCTGTCGAAGGCATCATCAAAATCGTCAAAGAATTTGAAGGTATCGGCGAAAACACGACCATCGTCGATCTTGGTAGCACCAAGCAAAAAATAATCGAAGCCGTGCCAGAGAGCATCAGGCAAAATTTTATCCCCGCTCACCCGATGGCTGGCACCGAGTACTCCGGCCCGACTGCCGCGTTTTCTGGGCTTTTTAAAGACGCCGTCGTAGCTATCTGCGACTTTAAAGAAAGCGGCGAGATGCACGTCAAGCGCTCAGTCGAGCTCTTTTCGCACCTGGGCATGAAGATTATCTTCATGAGCGCGGCGGAGCACGACCATCACGCCAGCGTTATCTCCCACCTGCCCCACGCCATCAGCTTTTCGCTAGCTAGCAGCGTACTAAAAAAGGAAAACAAAAAAAATATCATCGCGCTAAGCGGCACGGGATTTAACGGCATGATCAGGATCGCCAAAAGCTCGCCCGTGATGTGGACGGATATCTTTAAACAAAACAAGCAAAATTTGATAAATTCGATAGACCTTTTCAAAAAAGAGCTTGACGAATGCGAAAATTTAATCAAAAACGAGAAGTGGGACGAGCTGCGAGAATGGATGGGCGAAGCTAGAAAAATACGCGAAATTTTGTAA
- a CDS encoding retention module-containing protein — MPTQAGIVKSIEGKVVAIGSDGAKRELNVGDVVYLGESVVGQDASSKIVISANDGKDIVMLGKDTLVLDQSIAVNEGFGGEAMMADVEALQQALLNGTDLQDLEATAAGGGTGSASSDGVSLSQVAFTQGGHISNVSASYGDLGGANQGSQSSSAYQGSAARSSIASTAVDNQPSQPEQPSQPEQPSQPEQPSQPEQPSQPEQPSQPEQPSQPEQPSQPEPEPAPTIMEIPSSAYNIEMGRNNEGKLGINAETRSNYNTMRDSNMDPSLDRSNDYFRDLNSVQGEDKGSISATSDASQAQKINDSDISKAFKDAVDGLTINKGEISVGDKLLQKHYIENYQDKFDYQDGWFISKDKSTIIGSDNAKKLVVAGENTNTSGYESKADTTVVKVDDTVKPKIFGSDKADNITVDGAKVQMISTGTGDDTINVKNGAEILTNINSGSGDDTINVDGEGTKVNGEEIVNHTGYKIRQGGIIAGDGDDTINITNKAKVKAGIYDGDGDDKINIKGGATVGTVGIEDVSARYKSIDKYKDGREITDEDRISMEAQFQQRSGVQLGHGKNTVTIEGEDTAVSRVTGYKYNHDGEFKNENWTNTVTVKDKATVSFDIDINSINKDTVNVENNATVRGTIYTGKGSDTINVTNNSKVGGVRAESDGDTINIIDSTVGGKGSFYGSSANKDGGNFNGDDSWNKKQFEGINGDGNDVFDTVNGEDTITIKNSTVNGTIWGGGYNDTINISDNSVINGIIDGEGGDDKITINNSTVNGRAAKDSKDNDIKEAIIGGEGNDTISVQNESNVKGNISGDQGSNTITVESGSKVAGWVYGANGKYDNMYNETGKNTITVTGENTEVSRVGDVSAGDSKITISDKATVKSVHGDKGVDTITVDNATVAEKIEGGHGDDKIYVKNGARVEGYVSGDLDNDTIEVSGENTYVKEVKGDKGNDTITVENKAKVVTIEGNDGTDTINVKNNATVGNVFGNDGIDTINVENATVRGNIRGGAGDDVITAKGSSSINNILGEAGKDTITLESGAKVIGQIRGDAKTMNDIYEKQVNPALDIVDSGADADTITLSGAGTSAKHIFAGDGADVITVKNGANVEGEVRGDSGDDTITVTGAQTYVSSINGRGGDDTILVSDKAKVDGIVGRWGKDNITVTGAGTVVTGSVDGNEDNDTIKIADGAVVNEYVRGGDGADKIDVTSGSKVKKTVEGGAGEDEITVTGAGTVVGEALTTPELRVNGSITGGEDDDKIVLSDGAHAVNAGIAGWGGDDKMTVTGSGTRAHSVSGHAGDDTIRVDNKAYIEHAVSSNTGNGTVTVSGEGTSVGGIQSNGNAPITVEDGAEVRGALYAYGLSGEQTIVVQSGAKVNVINTAVDFRDDNNTGGNTEDTVIVKDAGTVVNAVRTGNHDDTLIVQDGATVGSVGLGTGNDTKMTTTNNNGNIVVNSLDGDGNIDLSKIAKVAENINSVDVSAVNNAVLNVDPKDVLDLGASGNTLEIKGGSDDTVKSKSSGQWSADGSDATHKSFTGSANDDNGVAQTVTIKVENDVATDL; from the coding sequence ATGCCAACTCAAGCAGGAATAGTAAAAAGTATAGAGGGCAAAGTCGTAGCGATCGGCAGCGACGGCGCAAAAAGAGAGCTAAACGTAGGGGACGTGGTCTATTTAGGCGAGAGCGTCGTCGGACAGGATGCATCGTCTAAGATCGTAATCTCGGCAAACGACGGTAAAGATATCGTAATGCTAGGCAAAGATACGTTAGTGCTTGATCAAAGCATAGCGGTAAACGAGGGCTTTGGAGGCGAAGCGATGATGGCCGATGTTGAGGCATTACAGCAGGCCCTGCTTAACGGAACCGATCTTCAAGACCTAGAAGCGACCGCAGCGGGCGGTGGCACAGGCTCTGCTAGCAGCGATGGTGTTAGTCTAAGCCAAGTCGCATTTACTCAGGGCGGTCATATATCAAACGTGAGCGCTAGTTACGGCGATCTAGGCGGAGCCAACCAAGGCTCGCAAAGCAGTAGCGCATATCAGGGCTCCGCTGCAAGAAGTTCCATTGCCTCAACTGCAGTAGATAATCAACCAAGCCAGCCTGAACAACCAAGCCAGCCTGAACAACCAAGCCAGCCTGAACAACCAAGCCAGCCTGAACAACCAAGCCAGCCTGAACAACCAAGCCAGCCTGAACAACCAAGCCAGCCTGAACAACCAAGCCAGCCTGAACCGGAACCAGCTCCGACAATAATGGAAATTCCTTCATCTGCATATAATATCGAGATGGGTAGAAATAATGAAGGAAAATTGGGAATAAATGCCGAAACAAGGTCGAACTACAATACTATGCGTGATAGCAATATGGATCCGTCCTTGGATAGATCCAATGATTATTTTAGGGACCTAAATTCGGTTCAGGGCGAGGACAAAGGTTCTATATCGGCTACTAGTGATGCGTCTCAGGCTCAAAAGATAAATGATTCAGATATATCAAAAGCATTTAAAGACGCCGTAGACGGATTAACTATAAATAAAGGCGAGATAAGCGTAGGAGATAAACTTCTACAAAAACACTATATAGAAAATTATCAAGACAAATTCGATTACCAAGACGGTTGGTTCATAAGCAAAGATAAATCGACTATTATAGGATCTGATAATGCTAAAAAGCTAGTAGTGGCCGGAGAGAATACCAATACTTCAGGATATGAAAGTAAAGCGGATACTACCGTAGTAAAAGTAGATGATACTGTAAAACCTAAAATTTTTGGTTCCGATAAGGCCGATAACATAACCGTAGACGGCGCTAAAGTGCAGATGATCTCTACGGGAACCGGAGACGATACGATTAACGTTAAAAATGGAGCGGAAATTTTAACTAATATCAATAGCGGTAGCGGCGACGACACGATAAATGTAGATGGAGAAGGCACGAAAGTAAATGGGGAAGAAATAGTAAACCATACTGGCTATAAGATAAGACAAGGCGGTATAATAGCCGGCGATGGCGATGATACTATTAACATCACAAATAAAGCCAAAGTTAAAGCTGGAATTTACGACGGCGACGGCGATGATAAGATTAACATAAAAGGCGGAGCTACTGTCGGTACTGTAGGAATTGAAGATGTATCTGCCAGATATAAGAGCATAGATAAATATAAAGACGGTCGTGAAATTACCGATGAGGATAGAATTTCTATGGAAGCTCAATTTCAACAAAGATCTGGCGTTCAACTAGGTCATGGTAAAAATACGGTAACTATAGAGGGCGAAGATACTGCTGTAAGTAGAGTAACTGGCTATAAATATAATCATGATGGCGAATTTAAAAACGAAAATTGGACTAATACTGTAACCGTAAAAGACAAAGCTACAGTATCCTTTGATATAGACATAAATAGTATAAATAAAGATACGGTAAATGTAGAAAATAATGCTACCGTAAGAGGAACTATCTATACTGGCAAAGGCAGCGATACTATAAACGTAACCAACAATTCTAAAGTCGGCGGTGTAAGGGCTGAATCTGATGGCGACACAATAAATATAATCGATTCAACGGTCGGCGGAAAAGGTAGTTTCTATGGAAGTTCAGCCAATAAAGACGGGGGTAATTTTAATGGAGACGACTCATGGAACAAAAAACAATTTGAGGGTATTAATGGAGATGGAAACGATGTCTTTGATACGGTTAATGGCGAAGATACTATAACAATCAAAAATTCAACCGTTAACGGCACAATTTGGGGTGGAGGTTATAATGACACTATAAATATATCAGACAATAGTGTTATTAACGGAATTATCGACGGCGAAGGCGGAGACGATAAAATAACCATAAATAACTCTACAGTAAATGGACGAGCCGCTAAAGATTCTAAAGATAATGATATCAAAGAGGCTATCATAGGGGGCGAGGGCAATGATACGATCTCTGTACAAAACGAATCTAACGTAAAAGGCAATATTTCTGGAGATCAAGGTAGCAATACTATCACTGTAGAGAGTGGCTCTAAAGTAGCCGGATGGGTTTACGGAGCAAATGGTAAATATGATAATATGTATAATGAAACAGGAAAAAACACCATAACCGTTACCGGAGAAAATACCGAAGTATCTCGCGTCGGCGACGTAAGTGCGGGCGACTCTAAGATAACTATCAGTGATAAAGCCACCGTAAAATCGGTACATGGCGATAAAGGCGTAGATACTATCACCGTAGATAACGCTACCGTGGCAGAAAAAATCGAAGGCGGACACGGCGATGATAAAATTTACGTTAAAAACGGCGCTAGAGTAGAAGGCTATGTTAGCGGAGATCTAGATAACGATACTATCGAGGTTTCGGGAGAAAATACTTACGTAAAAGAAGTAAAAGGCGATAAAGGCAACGATACTATAACCGTCGAAAATAAAGCCAAGGTCGTTACTATAGAAGGCAACGACGGCACCGATACTATAAACGTTAAAAATAACGCTACCGTAGGTAACGTGTTTGGCAACGACGGTATAGATACCATAAACGTCGAAAACGCTACGGTAAGGGGAAACATCCGCGGCGGCGCAGGCGACGACGTGATAACTGCGAAAGGAAGTTCGTCGATAAATAATATACTCGGAGAGGCAGGAAAAGATACTATAACCCTAGAGAGCGGCGCCAAAGTAATAGGCCAGATAAGAGGCGACGCCAAAACTATGAACGATATATACGAAAAGCAGGTAAATCCGGCTTTGGATATAGTAGATAGCGGCGCTGATGCCGACACTATAACTTTAAGCGGCGCGGGAACCAGTGCGAAGCATATATTTGCCGGAGACGGCGCCGATGTCATCACTGTAAAAAATGGCGCAAACGTAGAGGGAGAAGTAAGGGGTGATTCTGGAGACGATACTATAACCGTAACCGGCGCTCAAACCTATGTTAGCTCGATAAACGGTAGAGGTGGTGACGATACTATTTTAGTTAGCGACAAGGCTAAGGTCGACGGCATAGTCGGAAGATGGGGTAAAGATAATATAACCGTAACCGGAGCCGGCACGGTCGTAACCGGTAGCGTAGACGGCAATGAAGACAATGATACTATCAAAATTGCAGACGGTGCGGTCGTAAATGAGTACGTAAGAGGCGGAGACGGTGCAGACAAAATCGATGTAACAAGCGGATCAAAAGTCAAGAAAACCGTAGAAGGCGGCGCGGGCGAAGACGAGATAACCGTAACCGGCGCCGGAACGGTAGTAGGCGAAGCGCTAACCACTCCGGAGCTTAGAGTAAACGGAAGCATCACGGGCGGCGAAGACGATGATAAGATAGTGTTAAGCGACGGAGCGCATGCGGTAAATGCGGGCATAGCCGGCTGGGGCGGCGACGATAAGATGACCGTAACCGGAAGCGGCACGAGAGCGCACTCCGTCAGCGGTCACGCCGGCGATGATACTATACGCGTAGACAACAAAGCCTATATCGAGCACGCAGTTAGCTCAAACACCGGAAACGGTACCGTAACGGTCTCGGGCGAGGGCACTAGCGTGGGCGGAATACAGAGTAACGGCAATGCGCCTATCACCGTCGAAGACGGCGCTGAGGTAAGGGGTGCTCTATATGCCTATGGACTCAGCGGCGAGCAGACTATCGTCGTTCAAAGCGGAGCGAAGGTAAACGTCATAAATACGGCCGTCGACTTTAGAGACGATAACAATACCGGCGGAAATACCGAGGATACCGTCATAGTAAAAGACGCTGGCACCGTAGTAAACGCCGTAAGAACGGGCAATCACGACGATACGCTCATCGTCCAAGACGGCGCGACCGTAGGGAGCGTCGGTTTGGGTACCGGCAACGACACTAAGATGACCACGACCAATAATAATGGCAACATAGTCGTAAACAGCCTAGACGGAGACGGCAATATCGATCTATCAAAGATCGCAAAAGTAGCGGAAAATATAAACTCGGTCGACGTAAGCGCCGTAAATAACGCCGTGCTAAACGTCGATCCAAAAGACGTGCTAGACCTTGGTGCATCAGGCAATACGCTAGAGATCAAGGGCGGCAGCGACGATACCGTAAAATCAAAATCGAGCGGTCAATGGAGTGCGGATGGATCTGACGCTACGCATAAATCATTTACGGGCAGCGCAAACGACGATAACGGCGTGGCACAAACCGTGACGATCAAGGTAGAAAACGACGTCGCTACAGATCTGTAA